One part of the Spirochaetaceae bacterium genome encodes these proteins:
- a CDS encoding carboxypeptidase regulatory-like domain-containing protein, which translates to MRTRFLRYTPPKLSFPTHLRLLPVLALALLLAGCGGDDEGGGAAASGSGTSTIAEQPAAAAETDTNSASISGTVTFNGDAPEMAVLDMAADPICDEKNQENPRRRQVLVLGEGQTIANVMVQIKGASLPDLDHDMPDAVVEFDQGGCQYAPHVFGLRVGQTVKILNPDGTLHNVHAFSKVNAEFNEAMPQFRTELEKVFDKAEPTPFAIKCDVHPWMNAWAAVFDHPYFAVTGEDGKFTISGLPAGTYEVEIWHERLPAQTVSVTVGIGEKATVDAEMEVPSS; encoded by the coding sequence ATGCGCACCAGGTTCCTGCGCTACACCCCGCCGAAACTCTCGTTCCCAACCCATCTCCGGCTCCTCCCGGTCCTTGCGCTGGCACTGCTGCTCGCCGGCTGCGGCGGCGACGACGAAGGCGGCGGCGCAGCCGCGTCCGGGTCCGGAACATCGACCATCGCCGAACAACCCGCGGCGGCGGCCGAGACCGATACCAACAGCGCCTCCATCAGCGGCACCGTGACCTTCAATGGCGACGCACCGGAGATGGCGGTGCTCGACATGGCCGCCGACCCGATCTGCGACGAGAAGAACCAGGAGAATCCGCGCCGCCGCCAGGTGCTGGTGCTCGGCGAAGGGCAGACCATTGCCAACGTGATGGTGCAGATCAAGGGCGCCTCGCTGCCGGACCTGGATCACGACATGCCCGACGCGGTGGTCGAGTTCGACCAGGGCGGCTGCCAGTACGCGCCGCACGTGTTCGGCCTGCGCGTCGGACAGACGGTGAAGATCCTCAATCCGGACGGCACCCTGCACAACGTGCATGCGTTCTCGAAGGTAAACGCCGAGTTCAACGAGGCGATGCCGCAGTTCCGCACCGAGCTGGAGAAGGTGTTCGACAAGGCGGAGCCGACGCCGTTCGCCATCAAGTGCGACGTGCATCCCTGGATGAACGCCTGGGCGGCGGTGTTCGACCACCCCTATTTCGCGGTCACCGGCGAGGATGGCAAGTTCACCATCAGCGGCCTTCCGGCCGGCACCTACGAAGTGGAAATCTGGCACGAGCGCCTGCCGGCGCAGACCGTGAGCGTTACCGTCGGGATCGGCGAGAAGGCCACCGTGGACGCCGAGATGGAGGTCCCGTCAAGCTAG
- a CDS encoding AMP-binding protein, with product MHLTVNDFLDDIVRRFGDRPALLFKPGFRYRVWSYRALRHACAQVSALLRERGVGKGDRVILWGPNAPHWVFAFFGCLRIGAILVPLDVRSTADFVRQVIARTAPSLAFTAHATGGDAALGLPAILFEDLEGLIYDRPAAEPASLAGDDLAEIMFTSGTTGDAKGVLLTHGNLMANLHSVQQVIPGDASFRMLSLLPLSHMFEQMGSLFAGLGCGASITFVTSRQPAILLKTMQERRINMMLLVPQALDLFMKSIEREVANRGKEHAWQLLMKLARRLPVALRRRLFRQVHARFGGHLRIVVSGGAALDQALGEKWHLLGVSVLQGYGATEASPVISCHSLTEARFDSVGRPVPGVDVRIADTGEIQVRGPNITQGYWQAPEQTAAAFDGDWYRTGDIGFVDDAGHLHIRGRVKEMIVLANGQNVFPEDIEAVLHRIPAVTDATVVGLKQGQDTQVHAVFLLEEPERAPRIVAEANRELAEHQQIRGHTVWPEADFPRTHTLKVKKAVLVDALSAGVPRAAAGAAARTPAAAGNPGERLVRLVSEVSGVAQEQVLPEHTVGGDLDLDSLKRVEMLSIIEQELGVYIDESLVGSQTTFAELQKLLDTQAQAKAALPPFYTWPLSVWFSLLREVLHRVVVFPVFSIRYRARASGLEHLPDGGPVLFAANHNAVRGDSMVLAKVTPPAWRRHLSFAAAAEITFGKRLTGIFAALVANAFPLSRENAIRASLEHMGRLMDEGWSVVIFPEGEQRIGRPMLPFQSGTGMLAVESHTPVVPVHLVSEPRRRRFRTRVAVRFGAPLTFPPGTSYIDATRQIEAAVKAL from the coding sequence ATGCATCTGACGGTTAACGACTTCCTGGACGACATCGTGCGCCGGTTCGGCGACCGCCCGGCCCTCCTGTTCAAGCCGGGCTTCCGCTACCGCGTGTGGAGCTACCGCGCATTGCGCCATGCCTGCGCGCAAGTGTCCGCGCTGCTGCGCGAGCGCGGCGTCGGCAAGGGCGACCGGGTCATCCTGTGGGGCCCGAACGCGCCGCACTGGGTGTTCGCGTTCTTCGGGTGCCTGCGGATCGGCGCCATCCTGGTGCCGCTGGACGTGCGCTCCACGGCCGACTTCGTGCGGCAGGTGATTGCCAGGACGGCGCCGTCGCTGGCGTTCACCGCGCACGCTACCGGGGGCGATGCGGCCCTCGGCCTGCCGGCGATCCTGTTCGAAGACCTGGAGGGCCTGATCTACGACCGGCCGGCGGCCGAGCCGGCTTCGCTCGCCGGCGACGACCTGGCCGAGATCATGTTCACCTCGGGCACCACCGGCGATGCCAAGGGGGTGCTGCTCACGCACGGCAACCTGATGGCCAACCTGCACTCGGTGCAGCAGGTGATTCCCGGCGATGCCTCGTTCCGCATGCTGAGCCTGCTGCCGCTGAGCCACATGTTCGAGCAGATGGGCTCGCTGTTCGCCGGCCTCGGCTGCGGCGCGAGCATCACCTTCGTGACCAGCCGGCAGCCGGCGATCCTGCTGAAGACGATGCAGGAGCGCCGCATCAACATGATGCTGCTGGTGCCGCAAGCGCTCGACCTGTTCATGAAGAGCATCGAGCGCGAGGTGGCCAACCGCGGCAAGGAGCACGCCTGGCAGTTGCTGATGAAGCTGGCGCGCCGGTTGCCGGTGGCGCTGCGCCGGCGGCTGTTCCGCCAGGTGCACGCGCGCTTCGGCGGCCACCTGCGCATCGTGGTGTCCGGCGGCGCCGCGCTCGACCAGGCGCTCGGCGAGAAGTGGCACCTGCTCGGGGTGAGCGTGCTGCAGGGTTACGGCGCCACCGAGGCGTCGCCGGTGATCAGTTGCCACTCGCTGACCGAGGCGCGCTTCGACTCGGTGGGCCGCCCGGTGCCGGGCGTCGACGTGCGCATCGCGGACACCGGCGAGATCCAGGTGCGCGGACCCAACATCACGCAAGGGTACTGGCAGGCGCCGGAGCAGACCGCCGCCGCGTTCGACGGCGACTGGTACCGGACCGGAGACATCGGCTTCGTGGACGACGCCGGGCACCTGCACATTCGCGGGCGCGTCAAGGAGATGATCGTGCTCGCCAACGGCCAGAACGTGTTCCCGGAGGACATCGAGGCGGTGCTGCATCGCATCCCGGCGGTGACCGACGCCACCGTGGTAGGGCTGAAGCAGGGCCAGGACACCCAGGTGCACGCCGTGTTCCTGCTGGAGGAGCCGGAGCGGGCGCCGCGCATCGTGGCCGAAGCGAACCGGGAGCTGGCCGAGCATCAGCAGATCCGCGGCCACACCGTGTGGCCGGAGGCGGACTTTCCGCGCACCCACACGCTGAAGGTGAAGAAGGCGGTCCTGGTCGATGCCCTGAGCGCGGGTGTGCCGCGCGCCGCTGCCGGCGCCGCCGCGCGTACTCCGGCGGCGGCCGGCAACCCCGGGGAGCGCCTGGTGCGGCTGGTCTCGGAGGTCAGCGGCGTGGCGCAGGAGCAGGTGCTGCCGGAGCACACCGTCGGCGGCGACCTCGACCTCGACTCGCTGAAGCGGGTGGAAATGCTGTCGATCATCGAGCAGGAGCTCGGCGTGTACATCGACGAGTCGCTGGTGGGGTCGCAGACCACGTTCGCGGAGCTGCAGAAGCTGCTCGACACGCAGGCGCAGGCGAAGGCGGCGCTGCCGCCGTTCTACACCTGGCCGCTGAGCGTGTGGTTCTCGCTGCTGCGCGAGGTGCTCCACAGGGTGGTGGTGTTTCCGGTGTTCAGCATTCGCTACCGCGCGCGTGCCAGCGGCCTGGAGCACCTGCCGGACGGCGGGCCGGTGCTGTTCGCGGCCAACCACAACGCGGTGCGCGGCGACAGCATGGTGCTGGCCAAGGTCACGCCGCCGGCGTGGCGGCGCCACCTGTCGTTCGCGGCGGCCGCGGAGATCACCTTCGGCAAGCGGCTGACCGGCATCTTCGCGGCGCTGGTCGCCAACGCGTTTCCGCTGTCGCGCGAGAACGCGATCCGCGCCAGCCTGGAGCACATGGGCCGGCTGATGGACGAGGGCTGGAGCGTGGTGATCTTCCCGGAGGGCGAGCAGCGCATCGGGCGGCCGATGCTGCCGTTCCAGAGCGGCACCGGCATGCTGGCGGTCGAGTCGCACACCCCGGTGGTGCCCGTGCACCTGGTCAGCGAACCGCGCCGGCGCCGTTTCCGGACCCGCGTGGCGGTGCGTTTCGGGGCGCCGCTCACGTTTCCGCCGGGCACCTCTTACATTGACGCCACGCGGCAGATCGAGGCCGCGGTGAAGGCGCTGTGA